In one Melaminivora jejuensis genomic region, the following are encoded:
- a CDS encoding ABC transporter substrate-binding protein has product MRRRELLAAGLTLASAGGSGPALAQQQAQSEPVRVALISPTTGALAAFGVTNTYVHQLFAERLAAGIPTRSLGQRPVLLELHDAGSTPTQAAAAARAAADQGAHLVLASATPEVCNPVSDVCEAVGLPCVTTVVPWQAWFYGRKGERNRGFQWTYHFFVGLEDFASIYSSLFARARLGELVGGLWPDDIDGEAFLSVMPQAMAQEGLRLVDPGRLQMAAPDYTGIATRLRDAGVQMVTGVLPPPVALEFFAAARKVGYQPRMASIAKAFPFPETVAELQGSGMALANEVWWSPAWPFRSGWTDASAAQVVQEYESRTKRPWVQTLGFSHALVDLAVQLVQETPTLSRQALVQTLRRIKAKTVLGPLNFSGRFPSLNVCSVPAVGGLWQRDAQGRWTLEVVDNARSSFIPVTTRLPQGLG; this is encoded by the coding sequence ATGAGACGCCGCGAGCTGCTGGCAGCCGGGCTGACCCTGGCCAGCGCCGGTGGCTCGGGGCCGGCGCTGGCCCAGCAGCAGGCTCAGAGCGAGCCGGTGCGCGTGGCCTTGATCTCGCCCACCACCGGGGCGCTGGCCGCATTCGGGGTGACCAACACCTACGTCCACCAGTTGTTCGCCGAGCGCCTGGCCGCCGGCATCCCGACGCGCAGCCTGGGCCAGCGCCCGGTGCTGCTGGAGCTGCACGACGCCGGCTCCACGCCCACCCAGGCGGCGGCTGCCGCCCGCGCCGCTGCCGACCAGGGCGCGCATCTGGTGCTGGCCAGCGCCACGCCCGAGGTCTGCAACCCGGTGTCGGACGTGTGCGAGGCCGTGGGCCTGCCCTGCGTGACCACGGTGGTGCCCTGGCAGGCCTGGTTCTATGGCCGCAAGGGCGAGCGCAACCGGGGCTTCCAGTGGACATACCATTTCTTTGTCGGGCTGGAGGACTTCGCCAGCATCTACAGCAGCCTGTTTGCCCGCGCCAGGCTGGGCGAGCTGGTCGGCGGCCTGTGGCCTGACGACATCGACGGCGAGGCCTTTCTGAGCGTCATGCCGCAGGCCATGGCGCAGGAGGGCCTGCGCCTGGTCGATCCGGGCCGCCTGCAGATGGCCGCGCCCGACTACACCGGCATCGCCACCCGGCTGCGCGACGCCGGCGTGCAGATGGTCACCGGCGTGCTGCCGCCGCCGGTGGCGCTGGAGTTCTTCGCCGCAGCGCGCAAGGTCGGCTACCAGCCGCGCATGGCCTCGATCGCCAAGGCCTTCCCCTTCCCCGAGACCGTGGCCGAGCTGCAGGGCAGCGGCATGGCGCTGGCCAACGAGGTCTGGTGGTCGCCGGCCTGGCCGTTTCGCTCGGGCTGGACGGATGCCTCGGCGGCGCAGGTGGTGCAGGAGTACGAAAGCCGCACCAAGCGCCCCTGGGTGCAGACCTTGGGCTTCTCGCACGCGCTGGTCGATCTGGCCGTGCAGCTGGTGCAGGAGACGCCCACCCTGAGCCGCCAGGCGCTGGTGCAGACGCTGCGCCGCATCAAGGCCAAGACGGTGCTGGGGCCGTTGAACTTCAGCGGGCGCTTCCCCAGCCTGAACGTGTGCTCGGTGCCGGCCGTCGGCGGGCTGTGGCAGCGCGATGCACAGGGCCGCTGGACGCTGGAGGTGGTGGACAACGCCCGCTCGTCCTTCATCCCGGTGACCACCCGGTTGCCGCAGGG
- the dmpG gene encoding 4-hydroxy-2-oxovalerate aldolase codes for MSTQKITLHDMTLRDGMHPKRHLMTLEQMRTVAQGLDDAGVPLIEVTHGDGLGGASVNYGFPAHSDEEYLSTVVPLMKQAKVSALLLPGIGTVDHLKMAHELGVHTIRVATHCTEGDVSEQHITQARKLGMDTVGFLMMAHMNDAAGLVKQARLMEGYGANCIYVTDSAGYMLPEHVTERITAVRQALKPETELGFHGHHNLAMGVANSIAAIQAGANRIDAAAAGLGAGAGNTPMEVLVAVLDRMGIATGVDVWKIQDVAEDLVVPLMDFPIRIDRDALTLGYAGVYGSFLLFAKRAEKKYGIAARDLLVELGRRGMVGGQEDMIEDTALTMARERGIKVAA; via the coding sequence ATGAGCACGCAAAAGATCACCCTGCACGACATGACCCTGCGCGATGGGATGCACCCCAAGCGCCACCTGATGACGCTGGAGCAGATGCGCACCGTCGCCCAGGGCCTGGATGATGCCGGCGTCCCGCTGATCGAAGTCACCCACGGCGACGGCCTGGGCGGCGCCTCGGTCAACTATGGCTTTCCGGCGCACAGCGACGAGGAATACCTGTCCACCGTCGTGCCGCTGATGAAGCAGGCCAAGGTCTCGGCGCTGCTGCTGCCGGGCATCGGCACCGTCGATCACCTGAAGATGGCGCACGAGCTGGGCGTGCATACCATCCGCGTGGCCACGCACTGCACCGAGGGCGACGTGTCCGAGCAGCACATCACACAAGCGCGCAAGCTGGGCATGGACACCGTGGGCTTTCTGATGATGGCGCACATGAACGACGCCGCCGGCCTGGTCAAGCAGGCCAGGCTGATGGAGGGCTACGGCGCCAACTGCATCTACGTGACCGACTCGGCCGGCTACATGCTGCCCGAGCATGTGACCGAGCGCATCACCGCCGTGCGCCAGGCCTTGAAGCCCGAGACCGAGCTGGGCTTTCACGGCCACCACAACCTGGCCATGGGCGTGGCCAACTCCATTGCCGCCATCCAGGCCGGCGCCAACCGCATCGACGCCGCCGCAGCCGGCCTGGGCGCGGGTGCGGGCAACACGCCCATGGAGGTGCTGGTGGCGGTGCTCGACCGCATGGGCATAGCCACCGGCGTGGACGTGTGGAAGATCCAGGACGTGGCCGAAGACTTGGTGGTGCCGCTGATGGACTTCCCCATCCGCATCGACCGCGACGCGCTGACGCTGGGCTACGCCGGCGTGTATGGCAGCTTTTTGCTGTTTGCCAAGCGCGCCGAGAAGAAATACGGCATCGCCGCGCGCGACCTGCTGGTCGAACTCGGCCGCCGGGGCATGGTCGGCGGGCAGGAGGACATGATCGAGGACACGGCCCTGACCATGGCGCGCGAGCGCGGAATCAAGGTGGCGGCATGA
- a CDS encoding acetaldehyde dehydrogenase (acetylating), with translation MSKKIKCALIGPGNIGTDLLAKLQRSPVLEPVWMVGIDPESDGLKRAREMGIKTTAEGVDGLVPHIKADGVQIVFDATSAYVHAENSRKVNEQGAMMIDLTPAAIGPYCVPPVNLKEHVGRAEMNVNMVTCGGQATIPMVAAVSRVQPVGYAEIVATVSSKSAGPGTRKNIDEFTRTTAGAIERVGGAKKGKAIIVINPAEPPLIMRDTVHCLVEGEPDQAAITQSIHDMMAEVQKYVPGYKLVNGPVFDGQRVTVFLEVEGLGDYLPKYAGNLDIMTAAAARTAEMFAQEMLAGTLSLQAA, from the coding sequence ATGAGCAAGAAGATCAAATGCGCCCTGATCGGCCCGGGCAACATTGGCACCGACCTGCTGGCCAAGCTGCAGCGCAGCCCGGTGCTGGAGCCGGTGTGGATGGTCGGCATCGACCCCGAGTCCGACGGCTTGAAGCGCGCCCGCGAGATGGGCATCAAGACCACGGCCGAGGGCGTCGATGGCCTGGTGCCGCACATCAAGGCGGACGGCGTGCAAATCGTTTTTGATGCCACCAGCGCCTACGTCCACGCCGAGAACTCGCGCAAGGTCAACGAGCAGGGGGCGATGATGATTGACCTGACGCCCGCAGCCATCGGCCCGTACTGCGTGCCGCCGGTGAACCTCAAGGAGCACGTGGGCCGCGCCGAGATGAACGTCAACATGGTCACCTGCGGCGGTCAGGCCACCATCCCCATGGTGGCTGCGGTGAGCCGGGTGCAGCCGGTGGGCTACGCCGAGATCGTCGCCACCGTGTCCAGCAAATCGGCCGGCCCGGGCACGAGGAAGAACATCGACGAGTTCACCCGCACCACGGCGGGCGCCATCGAGCGCGTGGGCGGGGCCAAGAAGGGCAAGGCCATCATCGTCATCAACCCGGCCGAGCCGCCGCTGATCATGCGCGACACCGTGCACTGCCTGGTCGAGGGCGAACCCGATCAGGCGGCCATCACGCAAAGCATCCACGACATGATGGCCGAGGTGCAAAAGTACGTGCCGGGCTACAAGCTGGTCAACGGCCCGGTGTTCGACGGCCAGCGCGTGACCGTCTTCCTGGAGGTCGAGGGCCTGGGCGACTACCTGCCCAAGTACGCCGGCAACCTGGACATCATGACGGCCGCCGCCGCCCGCACTGCCGAGATGTTTGCCCAGGAGATGCTGGCCGGCACCCTGAGCCTGCAAGCCGCCTGA
- the dmpE gene encoding 2-oxopent-4-enoate hydratase gives MDTELHDKLGAELYGALTERRTLAPLTERHPDITIEDAYAIQQKMLARRLAAGERVVGKKIGVTSKAVMDMLGVFQPDFGWLTDGMVFNEGEAIAADSLIQPKAEGEIAFVLKKTLKGPGVTAADVLAATEGVMACFEIVDSRIQDWKIKIQDTVADNASCGVFVLGDRLVDPRDVDLATCGMVLEKNGEIVATGAGAAALGHPANAVAWLANTLGRLGIALEAGEVILSGSLAIMVPVQAGDNLRVTIGGIGGCSVRFI, from the coding sequence ATGGACACTGAATTGCACGACAAGCTGGGCGCCGAACTCTACGGCGCCCTGACCGAGCGCAGGACGCTCGCGCCGCTGACCGAGCGCCACCCGGACATCACCATCGAGGACGCCTACGCCATCCAGCAAAAGATGCTGGCGCGCCGCTTGGCCGCCGGCGAACGCGTGGTCGGCAAGAAGATCGGCGTGACCAGCAAAGCCGTCATGGACATGCTGGGCGTGTTCCAGCCCGATTTCGGCTGGCTGACCGACGGCATGGTCTTCAACGAGGGCGAGGCGATTGCTGCCGACTCGCTGATCCAGCCCAAGGCCGAGGGCGAGATCGCCTTCGTGCTGAAAAAGACCCTCAAAGGCCCAGGCGTCACCGCCGCCGACGTGCTGGCCGCGACCGAGGGCGTCATGGCGTGCTTTGAGATCGTCGATTCGCGCATCCAGGACTGGAAGATCAAGATCCAGGACACGGTGGCCGACAACGCCTCGTGCGGCGTCTTCGTGCTGGGCGACCGGCTGGTCGATCCGCGCGATGTCGATCTGGCCACCTGCGGCATGGTGCTGGAAAAAAACGGCGAGATCGTCGCCACCGGCGCCGGCGCCGCGGCCCTGGGCCACCCGGCCAATGCCGTGGCCTGGCTGGCCAACACCCTGGGCCGCCTGGGCATCGCCCTGGAGGCGGGCGAAGTGATTCTGTCGGGCTCGCTGGCCATCATGGTGCCGGTGCAGGCCGGCGACAACCTGCGCGTGACCATTGGCGGCATCGGCGGCTGCTCGGTGCGCTTCATCTGA
- a CDS encoding alpha/beta fold hydrolase: MSPVSDNPEVARSITAAGIRTNYHDLGSGAPVLLIHGSGPGVSAWANWRLLMAPLAERARVIAPDMAGFGYSERPAGFAYGMDAWVRQAVGLLDALGIARADLVGNSFGGGLALALAIRHPERVRRLVLMGSVGVPFELTPGLDAVWGYEPSLAAMRALLDIFAFDRSRVTDELARLRYEASIRPGFQESFAAMFPAPRQRWVDALASPEADIRRIPHETLVVHGREDRVIPLANAYRLTELLPRVQLHVYGQCGHWTQIEHAARFARLVGDFLAEADPQEPHPLIPTASPANKTHGH; this comes from the coding sequence ATGTCCCCAGTCTCCGACAACCCCGAAGTGGCGCGCAGCATCACTGCTGCCGGCATCCGCACCAACTACCACGACCTGGGCAGCGGTGCGCCGGTGCTGCTGATCCACGGCTCCGGCCCGGGTGTGTCGGCCTGGGCCAACTGGCGGCTGCTCATGGCGCCGCTGGCCGAGCGTGCGCGCGTGATCGCGCCGGACATGGCGGGCTTTGGCTACAGCGAGCGCCCCGCAGGGTTTGCCTACGGCATGGACGCCTGGGTGCGCCAGGCCGTGGGCCTGCTGGACGCGCTGGGCATAGCGCGCGCCGACCTGGTCGGCAACTCCTTCGGCGGCGGCCTGGCGCTGGCGCTGGCCATTCGCCACCCCGAGCGCGTGCGCCGGCTGGTGCTGATGGGCAGTGTCGGCGTGCCCTTCGAGCTCACGCCGGGGCTGGATGCGGTCTGGGGCTATGAGCCGTCGCTGGCCGCCATGCGCGCGCTGCTGGACATCTTCGCCTTCGACCGCTCGCGCGTGACCGACGAGCTGGCCCGGCTGCGCTACGAGGCCAGCATCCGGCCCGGCTTTCAGGAGTCGTTTGCCGCCATGTTCCCGGCGCCGCGCCAGCGCTGGGTGGATGCGCTGGCCAGCCCCGAGGCCGACATCCGCCGTATCCCGCACGAGACGCTGGTGGTGCATGGCCGCGAGGATCGCGTGATCCCGCTGGCCAACGCCTACCGCCTGACCGAGCTGCTGCCGCGCGTGCAGCTACACGTCTATGGCCAGTGCGGGCACTGGACGCAGATCGAGCACGCCGCGCGCTTCGCCCGCCTGGTGGGCGACTTCCTGGCCGAGGCCGATCCTCAAGAGCCCCACCCCCTCATTCCCACAGCATCCCCTGCCAACAAGACCCATGGACACTGA
- a CDS encoding 2-hydroxymuconic semialdehyde dehydrogenase, whose product MKDFLNFINGVYVPSSAGKTFDNINPVNGQVIGRVHEAGRAEVDAAVAAARAALKGDWGRLSVVERCKLLDALALEINRRFDDFLQAEILDTGKPHALASHLDIPRGAANFQIFIDTIKSASTEAFNMRTPDGKTALSYGVRVPRGVIAVVCPWNLPLLLMTWKVGPALACGNTVVVKPSEETPATATLLGEVMNAVGVPKGVYNVVHGFGPDSAGEFLTRHPDVNGITFTGETRTGEAIMKAAAEGVRPVSLEMGGKNAAVVFADCDLQVTIDTLVRSCFENTGQVCLGTERVYVERPIFDKVVAALKERAEAMKPGDPYAADTKIGPAISREHQAKILSYYDKAREEGATVVTGGGVPDMPEALKGGSWVQPTIWTGLPETASVITEEIFGPCCHISPFDSEDEVLAKVNNNRYGLATAVFTQDIARANRLAQQIEVGLCWINAWFLRDLRTPFGGSKQSGIGREGGVHSLEFYTELRNVMVKF is encoded by the coding sequence ATGAAAGACTTCCTCAACTTCATCAACGGCGTGTACGTGCCCAGCTCCGCCGGCAAAACCTTCGACAACATCAACCCGGTCAATGGCCAGGTGATTGGCCGCGTGCACGAGGCGGGCCGGGCCGAGGTCGATGCGGCGGTGGCGGCGGCCCGCGCTGCGCTCAAGGGCGATTGGGGACGTCTTTCCGTGGTCGAGCGCTGCAAGCTGCTGGACGCGCTGGCGCTGGAGATCAACCGGCGCTTCGACGACTTCCTGCAGGCCGAGATTCTGGATACCGGCAAGCCGCACGCGCTGGCCTCGCACCTGGACATCCCGCGCGGCGCGGCCAATTTCCAGATCTTCATCGACACCATCAAGAGCGCCTCGACCGAAGCCTTCAACATGCGCACGCCCGACGGCAAGACGGCGCTGTCGTATGGCGTGCGCGTGCCGCGCGGCGTGATCGCCGTGGTCTGCCCGTGGAACCTGCCGCTGCTGCTCATGACCTGGAAAGTGGGGCCGGCGCTGGCCTGCGGCAACACGGTGGTGGTCAAGCCCTCCGAGGAAACCCCGGCCACGGCCACGCTGCTGGGCGAGGTCATGAACGCCGTGGGCGTGCCCAAGGGTGTCTACAACGTGGTGCATGGCTTCGGCCCGGATTCGGCAGGTGAATTCCTCACGCGCCACCCGGATGTCAACGGCATCACCTTCACCGGCGAGACGCGCACCGGCGAAGCCATCATGAAGGCCGCCGCCGAGGGCGTGCGCCCGGTGTCGCTGGAGATGGGCGGCAAGAACGCCGCCGTGGTCTTTGCCGACTGCGACCTGCAGGTCACCATCGACACCCTGGTGCGCTCGTGCTTCGAGAACACCGGCCAGGTCTGCTTAGGGACAGAGCGCGTCTATGTCGAGCGCCCCATCTTCGACAAGGTCGTGGCCGCGCTCAAGGAGCGCGCCGAGGCCATGAAGCCGGGCGACCCCTACGCTGCCGACACCAAGATCGGCCCGGCCATCAGCCGCGAGCACCAGGCCAAGATCCTGTCGTACTACGACAAGGCGCGCGAGGAGGGCGCCACCGTGGTCACCGGCGGCGGCGTGCCCGACATGCCCGAGGCGCTCAAGGGCGGCTCCTGGGTGCAACCCACCATCTGGACGGGCCTGCCCGAGACCGCCAGCGTCATCACCGAGGAAATCTTCGGCCCCTGCTGCCACATCAGCCCGTTCGACAGCGAGGACGAGGTGCTGGCCAAGGTCAACAACAACCGCTACGGCCTGGCCACGGCGGTGTTCACCCAGGACATCGCCCGCGCCAACCGCCTGGCGCAGCAGATCGAGGTCGGCCTGTGCTGGATCAACGCCTGGTTCCTGCGCGATTTGCGCACGCCGTTCGGCGGCTCCAAGCAGTCGGGCATTGGCCGCGAGGGCGGCGTGCATTCGTTGGAGTTCTATACCGAACTGCGCAACGTCATGGTCAAGTTTTGA
- a CDS encoding GlcG/HbpS family heme-binding protein codes for MAGSSSHSVEQRVISAEAANAAVLAAVARAGELGIRINVAAVDSGGTLAAFLRMPGAFLHSVDIAIDKAYTAAGFGFATSQWAGILKGDEALRLGMPVRARNVVFGGGLPLREGGVLIGGIGVSGGSAEQDEDCARAAMAALGLAGD; via the coding sequence ATGGCCGGCAGCAGCAGCCACAGCGTCGAGCAGCGCGTGATCTCTGCCGAGGCGGCCAACGCGGCCGTCCTGGCGGCGGTGGCGCGCGCCGGGGAGCTGGGCATCCGCATCAACGTGGCGGCGGTCGACTCCGGCGGCACCCTGGCGGCCTTTTTGCGGATGCCGGGGGCCTTCCTGCACTCGGTGGACATCGCCATCGACAAGGCCTACACGGCAGCCGGCTTCGGCTTTGCCACCTCGCAATGGGCCGGCATCCTCAAGGGCGACGAGGCGCTGCGCCTGGGGATGCCGGTGCGCGCGCGCAACGTCGTCTTCGGCGGCGGCCTGCCGCTGCGCGAGGGCGGCGTGCTGATCGGCGGCATCGGCGTGTCCGGTGGCTCGGCCGAGCAGGACGAGGACTGCGCGCGCGCCGCCATGGCCGCGCTGGGCCTGGCCGGCGACTGA
- a CDS encoding catechol 2,3-dioxygenase has protein sequence MAMTGVLRPGHAQIRVLDIEESVKWYTDVMGLKYQGRDDQGRAYFKTRAERDHNSIVLRQADQAGLDFFGYKVLDAATLDELEKKLNEHGVTTERIPAGDLLETGERVRFQIPTGHTIELYAEKSAVGSAMGCVNPDMDVIDQPGITPIRMDHALLYGTDLDGATELFCKVLGFTLVERVKLEDGQTDLGVWLTCSAKAHDIAMVRHGEPGKLHHVSFQLGSWEQVLRAADIMSKNRVSIDMGPTRHGITNGTTIYFFDPSGNRLETFAGGYDHYPDMEPITWTWDEVGAGIFYHDRKLNEAFLSVVT, from the coding sequence ATGGCAATGACAGGAGTTTTGCGCCCCGGCCACGCACAGATCCGTGTGCTGGATATCGAGGAATCAGTCAAGTGGTACACCGACGTCATGGGCCTGAAGTACCAGGGCCGCGACGACCAGGGCCGCGCCTACTTCAAGACCCGTGCCGAGCGCGACCACAACAGCATCGTCCTGCGCCAGGCCGACCAGGCCGGCCTGGATTTCTTCGGCTACAAGGTGCTGGATGCGGCCACGCTGGACGAGCTGGAGAAAAAGCTCAACGAGCACGGCGTCACGACCGAGCGGATCCCCGCCGGCGACCTGCTGGAGACCGGCGAGCGCGTGCGCTTCCAGATCCCCACCGGCCACACCATCGAGCTGTACGCCGAAAAGAGCGCCGTGGGCAGCGCCATGGGCTGTGTCAACCCGGACATGGACGTGATCGACCAGCCCGGCATCACCCCCATCCGCATGGATCACGCGCTGCTGTACGGCACCGACCTGGACGGCGCGACCGAGCTGTTTTGCAAGGTGCTGGGCTTCACGCTGGTCGAGCGCGTCAAGCTCGAAGACGGCCAGACCGACCTGGGCGTGTGGCTGACCTGCAGCGCCAAGGCGCACGACATCGCCATGGTGCGCCACGGCGAGCCGGGCAAGCTGCACCACGTGTCCTTCCAACTCGGCAGCTGGGAGCAGGTGCTGCGCGCCGCCGACATCATGAGCAAGAACCGCGTGTCCATCGACATGGGGCCGACGCGCCACGGCATCACCAACGGCACGACGATCTACTTCTTCGACCCCAGTGGCAACCGCCTGGAGACCTTTGCCGGCGGCTACGACCACTACCCGGACATGGAGCCCATCACCTGGACGTGGGACGAGGTCGGCGCCGGCATCTTCTACCACGACCGCAAGCTCAACGAAGCCTTCCTGAGCGTGGTGACCTGA
- a CDS encoding 2Fe-2S iron-sulfur cluster binding domain-containing protein gives MGHYTITITDTQESFRCLDERSVLQGMEALGKRGIPVGCRQGGCGVCKVRVLEGSYSKRVMSRAHVSAEEEAEGCVLSCRIKPTSDLRVAVLGAMKKNVCRPLAADPTHPSISTP, from the coding sequence ATGGGCCACTACACCATCACCATCACCGACACCCAGGAGAGCTTTCGCTGCCTGGACGAGCGCTCCGTGCTTCAGGGCATGGAAGCGCTGGGCAAGCGCGGCATCCCGGTGGGCTGCCGCCAGGGCGGCTGCGGCGTGTGCAAGGTGCGCGTGCTGGAGGGCAGCTACAGCAAGCGCGTCATGAGCCGCGCCCACGTCAGCGCCGAGGAGGAGGCCGAGGGCTGCGTGCTCTCGTGCCGCATCAAGCCCACCAGCGACCTGCGCGTGGCCGTGCTGGGCGCCATGAAGAAGAACGTCTGCCGCCCGCTGGCTGCAGACCCCACCCACCCAAGCATTTCAACCCCCTAG
- a CDS encoding NADH:ubiquinone reductase (Na(+)-transporting) subunit F, protein MSHQLTIEPLGQTIEVEEGQTILDAALRAGIYLPHACCHGLCATCKIQVTDGEIDQGEASGFALMDYEREEGMCLACCATLESDVVIEAEIDEEPDARNLPVLDYPGTVTRIESLTPTIKGVWVRLDSPIAFQAGQYVNLSIPGEGTARAFSIASCPSDGGEIELNIRHVPGGRGTGWVHQQLKAGDRVQLAGPYGRFFVRESGHEKDNLGYLFLAGGSGLSSPRSMVLDLLAQGCQRPITLVNGARCQGELYHHEQFEQLAAQHANFTYVAALSDEPADSDWSGARGFVHDAAKAHFGNDFRGHKAYLCGPPLMIDACITTLMQGRLFERDIYTEKFISAADAQQVRSPLFRKI, encoded by the coding sequence ATGAGCCACCAGCTCACCATCGAGCCACTGGGCCAGACCATCGAAGTCGAGGAAGGCCAGACCATCCTGGACGCCGCACTGCGCGCCGGCATCTACCTGCCGCACGCCTGCTGCCACGGCCTGTGCGCGACCTGCAAGATCCAGGTCACCGACGGCGAGATCGACCAGGGCGAGGCCAGCGGCTTCGCGCTCATGGACTACGAGCGCGAGGAGGGCATGTGTCTGGCGTGCTGCGCGACGCTGGAATCCGACGTGGTCATCGAGGCCGAGATCGACGAGGAGCCCGATGCGCGCAACCTGCCGGTGCTGGACTACCCCGGCACCGTCACGCGCATCGAGAGCCTGACGCCGACCATCAAGGGCGTGTGGGTGCGCCTGGACTCGCCCATCGCCTTCCAGGCCGGGCAGTACGTCAACCTGAGCATCCCCGGCGAGGGCACGGCGCGGGCGTTCTCGATTGCCAGCTGCCCCAGCGACGGCGGCGAGATCGAGCTGAACATCCGCCACGTGCCTGGCGGGCGCGGCACCGGCTGGGTACACCAGCAGCTCAAGGCCGGCGACCGCGTGCAGCTGGCCGGCCCGTACGGGCGCTTTTTCGTGCGCGAGAGCGGGCATGAAAAGGACAACCTGGGCTATCTGTTCCTGGCCGGTGGCTCGGGCCTGTCCAGTCCGCGCTCCATGGTGCTGGACTTGCTGGCGCAGGGCTGCCAGCGGCCCATCACCCTGGTCAACGGCGCGCGCTGCCAGGGCGAGCTGTATCACCACGAGCAGTTCGAGCAGCTGGCCGCGCAGCACGCCAACTTCACCTATGTGGCGGCGCTATCGGACGAGCCTGCGGACAGCGACTGGAGCGGCGCGCGCGGCTTCGTCCATGACGCGGCCAAGGCCCATTTCGGCAACGACTTCCGTGGCCACAAGGCCTACCTGTGCGGCCCGCCCCTGATGATCGACGCCTGCATCACCACGCTGATGCAGGGCCGGCTGTTCGAGCGCGACATCTACACCGAGAAGTTCATTTCGGCGGCAGACGCGCAGCAGGTGCGCAGCCCGCTGTTTCGCAAGATCTGA
- a CDS encoding phenol hydroxylase subunit P4: protein MAVKALGTYDFAPKDTVDKFPAPLLYIGWDAHKMLCAPFCVPMPPGTRFGDLVANVLPGMYSAHPDFAQINWDEVQWFDSGKPFAPDMDKTVAENGLGHKSVLRFRTPGLNGLSGSAF, encoded by the coding sequence ATGGCCGTCAAAGCCCTCGGCACCTATGACTTCGCGCCCAAGGACACGGTGGACAAGTTCCCCGCGCCGCTGCTGTACATCGGCTGGGATGCGCACAAGATGCTCTGCGCGCCGTTTTGCGTGCCCATGCCGCCCGGCACCCGCTTCGGTGACCTGGTGGCCAACGTGCTGCCCGGCATGTACAGCGCCCACCCGGACTTTGCCCAGATCAACTGGGACGAAGTGCAGTGGTTCGACTCGGGCAAGCCCTTTGCGCCCGACATGGACAAGACCGTGGCCGAAAACGGCCTGGGCCACAAGAGCGTGCTGCGCTTTCGCACGCCCGGCCTGAACGGCCTGTCCGGCTCGGCTTTCTGA